In a single window of the Polynucleobacter sp. MWH-UH24A genome:
- a CDS encoding HPP family protein: MKQTILRILWVLGGASVALFLALHVVRPQDSTLLLASLGGSTLFLFGLTTLPPTQPRALFGGHLLSALIGVICYQVFGDSTWVLVVSVLITIAVLLLTKTVHPPAGANPLIMIHAHAGFMDIWTHVLLGVIVLAATTFVWSRLGIGTARYPVKWNQESPPGPHWGPWGST; this comes from the coding sequence ATGAAACAAACCATTTTGCGGATCCTCTGGGTTTTGGGTGGGGCAAGTGTGGCGTTGTTTTTGGCCTTGCATGTGGTTCGTCCACAAGATTCCACCTTGTTACTCGCATCATTAGGTGGTTCCACCTTGTTCCTATTTGGTCTAACAACCTTGCCGCCAACTCAGCCTAGAGCTCTATTTGGTGGACATCTACTATCTGCCCTCATTGGAGTGATCTGTTATCAAGTCTTTGGCGATTCAACTTGGGTGTTGGTCGTATCGGTACTTATTACGATCGCGGTGTTATTGCTAACGAAGACAGTGCATCCGCCCGCAGGAGCCAACCCCTTGATCATGATTCATGCGCATGCTGGTTTTATGGATATTTGGACCCATGTTCTGCTGGGCGTCATCGTATTGGCTGCCACCACATTTGTTTGGTCACGACTTGGTATCGGCACTGCAAGGTACCCTGTCAAATGGAATCAAGAGTCTCCGCCCGGACCCCATTGGGGTCCCTGGGGATCAACGTAA
- the pcaD gene encoding 3-oxoadipate enol-lactonase translates to MRQFISANQMKMAYQIDGPENGPTIFLSNSLMSSIEMWDRTLPALTDRYRVIRYDTRGHGQSEVTPGPYSIALLAEDLISLMRALGIKKAHFAGLSMGGMICQYIGANYPENVLSLSLCDTASEMPPRSMWEERFAIARSQGIAGLVDGTIKRWFLNDFIEREPDQIERVRKMILATPVEGYLGCASAVRDMAQSTMLLKIKAPTLILLGMQDPACTYEQSTVLHRLIAQSSLVTIDQAAHLSNIEKPAEFNNALRGFLDSVA, encoded by the coding sequence ATGAGACAGTTTATTAGCGCTAACCAAATGAAGATGGCTTATCAAATTGACGGCCCAGAAAATGGTCCAACGATTTTTTTAAGCAATAGTCTGATGTCAAGCATCGAAATGTGGGATCGCACCCTGCCTGCGCTCACTGACCGTTATCGAGTGATCCGTTACGACACTCGCGGTCATGGGCAAAGTGAAGTAACCCCAGGTCCCTACAGCATCGCCCTTCTAGCGGAAGACTTAATTTCCCTGATGCGCGCTCTGGGAATTAAGAAGGCGCATTTTGCAGGCCTCTCCATGGGGGGCATGATTTGCCAATACATTGGTGCTAATTACCCGGAAAATGTTTTATCACTCAGTCTTTGCGATACCGCCAGCGAGATGCCTCCGCGCAGTATGTGGGAGGAGCGTTTTGCCATTGCGAGATCACAAGGGATTGCTGGCCTCGTGGATGGAACCATCAAACGTTGGTTCTTAAACGACTTTATTGAACGCGAACCAGATCAGATTGAACGAGTAAGAAAAATGATTCTGGCGACACCCGTGGAAGGCTATTTGGGCTGCGCCAGTGCGGTTCGGGATATGGCGCAATCGACGATGCTCTTAAAAATAAAAGCCCCAACATTAATTTTATTGGGCATGCAAGATCCGGCTTGTACCTATGAGCAATCTACCGTATTGCATCGATTAATTGCTCAGTCCTCGCTAGTCACCATTGATCAAGCTGCGCACCTATCAAACATTGAGAAACCCGCTGAATTTAATAATGCCTTACGGGGATTCTTAGATTCTGTGGCATAG
- the ccoS gene encoding cbb3-type cytochrome oxidase assembly protein CcoS produces the protein MESLYLLIPLSLLLVAGLAYLLYWSIQGGQFDDLQGPGESILLDDDGPQRKDPPNI, from the coding sequence ATGGAAAGCTTGTATTTACTAATTCCCTTATCGCTTTTGCTGGTCGCGGGCCTTGCCTATTTGTTGTATTGGTCGATTCAGGGTGGTCAGTTCGACGACCTCCAGGGCCCCGGCGAGTCAATCTTGCTTGATGATGATGGCCCCCAGCGCAAAGACCCCCCTAATATTTGA
- a CDS encoding lipid A biosynthesis acyltransferase, which translates to MQTFLNHLSVSLLRFVLILPYAWIIQLGRGLGWIVAHIPSDRQRVVLINLRLCFPKLSAKEIEVLALQHWQLFGRSILERSRIWLGTPAQINEMIQIDSEIELGDRKPRILVNPHFVGIEGGIALCALAEKMDWPRGVTLYQKMKNPFFDQKIIEWRGRFGGRSIPRQGHLIETVREIKNGNFVFIAPDIDLGIKDSVFVPFFGVQTNTITAISRLAKLSGAEVCIMQTTLNPDCSGYVCHIGKALESFPSDDEEADTARLNQCFENAIRLRPAEYYWVHKRFKNRPTGEVRIY; encoded by the coding sequence TTGCAAACCTTTCTTAACCACCTCTCCGTATCACTGTTACGCTTTGTCCTAATTCTTCCATATGCATGGATTATTCAACTGGGTCGTGGTTTAGGATGGATCGTCGCCCATATACCAAGCGATCGTCAGCGCGTGGTCTTAATTAACTTACGTCTTTGTTTTCCAAAACTATCTGCTAAAGAAATTGAGGTGTTGGCTTTGCAACATTGGCAGTTATTTGGGCGCAGTATTTTGGAACGCAGTCGGATTTGGCTTGGCACCCCCGCTCAGATCAATGAAATGATTCAGATTGATTCTGAAATTGAATTAGGGGATCGAAAGCCCCGTATTTTGGTCAACCCCCATTTTGTAGGCATTGAAGGTGGTATTGCTTTGTGTGCCCTAGCCGAGAAAATGGATTGGCCGCGCGGAGTGACGCTCTATCAAAAGATGAAAAATCCATTTTTTGATCAAAAGATCATCGAGTGGCGCGGCCGCTTCGGTGGACGATCCATTCCAAGGCAAGGGCATCTCATCGAAACGGTTCGAGAAATTAAAAATGGCAATTTTGTTTTCATCGCACCTGACATTGATCTTGGCATCAAAGACTCGGTATTTGTCCCATTCTTTGGAGTTCAAACCAATACGATTACCGCGATTTCACGTTTAGCCAAACTCAGCGGTGCCGAAGTTTGCATTATGCAAACCACTCTTAATCCTGATTGCTCTGGATATGTTTGCCATATCGGTAAAGCTCTTGAGTCATTTCCAAGTGATGATGAAGAAGCTGATACCGCTCGTCTCAATCAATGCTTTGAAAATGCAATTCGTCTGCGTCCCGCTGAATACTATTGGGTTCATAAACGCTTTAAAAATCGCCCTACTGGAGAAGTTCGGATTTATTAG
- a CDS encoding CcoQ/FixQ family Cbb3-type cytochrome c oxidase assembly chaperone, giving the protein MQAFTAYLSAISSTFGLFVFLGIIWWAWSKHRKAANEESANLPFALPDEFQKDQS; this is encoded by the coding sequence ATGCAAGCATTTACCGCTTATCTATCGGCAATATCGAGCACTTTTGGCTTGTTTGTGTTTCTAGGAATTATTTGGTGGGCTTGGTCGAAGCATCGCAAGGCTGCTAATGAGGAGTCAGCAAATTTACCATTTGCACTTCCGGATGAGTTTCAGAAGGATCAATCATGA
- the ccoP gene encoding cytochrome-c oxidase, cbb3-type subunit III, with the protein MSDFFSPGWSIFIAIVTIVGIIWCLWLLMSQRKTKVPTDSSGNVTDTGHVWDDDLRELNNPLPRWWMWMFIISCIFGAIYLVLYPGLGAYQGILGYSTQAEHDQSVQTANKDLQPVYAKYMQMSIEQVAADPKANEMGQRLFLNYCAQCHGSDAGGSKGFPNLHDKDYLYGGEPELIRTSIVQGRAGVMPAFGHLSSAQISEVVAYVRSLSNLPANDLRVAQGEAVYKSNCAACHGPDGKGNIILGAPNLTDRVWLYGSSEKAITETVQKGRNGVMPGHEAILTPEKIQILTAYVWGLSHQPMSTKK; encoded by the coding sequence ATGAGTGATTTTTTTAGTCCCGGTTGGAGTATTTTTATTGCGATCGTTACGATCGTTGGCATTATTTGGTGTTTATGGTTATTGATGTCACAACGTAAAACTAAGGTACCAACCGATTCTTCGGGTAACGTAACCGATACGGGTCATGTCTGGGATGATGATCTACGTGAACTGAATAATCCATTACCACGCTGGTGGATGTGGATGTTCATTATCTCATGCATCTTCGGAGCTATTTATCTGGTTCTTTATCCCGGTTTGGGCGCCTATCAAGGTATCTTGGGATACAGTACTCAAGCAGAGCATGATCAATCCGTGCAGACCGCAAATAAAGATCTGCAACCGGTTTATGCCAAATACATGCAAATGAGTATTGAGCAAGTTGCGGCCGATCCCAAAGCCAACGAAATGGGGCAGCGCTTATTTTTAAACTATTGCGCACAATGCCATGGCTCAGATGCCGGGGGCTCCAAGGGTTTTCCAAACTTGCATGACAAAGATTATTTGTATGGTGGTGAACCCGAGTTGATTCGGACATCGATTGTGCAAGGCCGCGCAGGTGTTATGCCTGCTTTTGGACATCTAAGTTCTGCCCAAATTAGTGAGGTGGTCGCCTATGTCCGCAGTCTCTCGAATTTGCCCGCAAACGATTTGCGAGTTGCTCAGGGTGAGGCTGTCTACAAATCCAACTGTGCTGCTTGCCACGGCCCTGATGGTAAAGGCAATATCATTCTGGGGGCACCCAATTTAACCGACAGGGTGTGGCTCTATGGTAGTTCAGAGAAAGCGATTACTGAGACTGTGCAAAAGGGTCGAAATGGGGTCATGCCAGGCCATGAGGCAATTCTTACTCCCGAAAAGATTCAGATTCTGACGGCGTATGTTTGGGGTTTATCGCATCAGCCAATGAGTACAAAGAAGTAA
- the ccoN gene encoding cytochrome-c oxidase, cbb3-type subunit I: MALAISGSQDTNFNYKVVSQFAIITVLWGIVGMFVGVVLAAQLIWPEITMNIPWLSYGRLRPLHTNAVIFAFGGSALFATSYYIVQRTCQVRLFSDKLAAFTFWGWQLVIVAAAITLPLGITTSKEYAELEWPIDILITVVWVAYAIVFFGTIMKRKTKHIYVSNWFFGAYILTIAILHIVNNIEMPASLWKSYSAYSGAQDAMIQWWYGHNAVGFFLTTSFLGMMYYFIPKQADRPIYSYRLSIVHFWALNFTYMWAGPHHLQYTSLPDWTQSLGMVFSLILLAPSWGGMINGIMTLSGAWYKLRSDPILKFLIVALSFYGMSTFEGSMMSIKTVNGLSHYTDWTIGHVHSGALGWVAMITIGSLYYLIPRLVGKKEMYSTRLIELHFWIATIGVVLYIAAMWIAGVMQGLMWRAFEADGTLTYSFVESVKASYPFYVIRLLGGICYLGGMFLMAYNVFKTLYGERFVDARIPTNLQVAH; this comes from the coding sequence ATGGCGTTAGCCATCAGTGGGTCGCAAGACACAAACTTTAATTACAAGGTCGTTAGTCAATTTGCCATCATTACGGTGTTATGGGGCATTGTCGGCATGTTTGTCGGGGTGGTTCTGGCAGCTCAGCTGATTTGGCCAGAGATCACAATGAACATTCCTTGGTTAAGCTATGGTCGCTTAAGACCCCTGCATACCAACGCGGTGATTTTTGCCTTCGGGGGTAGTGCTTTATTTGCAACCTCCTATTACATCGTGCAACGCACCTGTCAGGTCCGACTATTCAGTGACAAATTGGCTGCATTTACCTTTTGGGGTTGGCAGCTCGTGATCGTGGCAGCTGCGATTACCTTACCACTTGGGATTACCACCTCAAAAGAGTATGCCGAATTGGAGTGGCCCATCGATATTCTGATTACGGTTGTTTGGGTTGCTTATGCGATTGTGTTTTTTGGCACCATCATGAAGCGCAAGACCAAGCATATTTATGTATCGAACTGGTTCTTTGGCGCCTATATTCTGACCATTGCCATTTTGCATATTGTGAACAATATTGAGATGCCAGCAAGTTTGTGGAAGTCCTACTCGGCATACTCTGGTGCACAAGATGCCATGATTCAATGGTGGTATGGTCACAATGCCGTAGGCTTTTTCTTGACCACTAGCTTCTTGGGCATGATGTATTACTTCATTCCTAAGCAGGCCGATCGCCCAATTTATTCCTATCGTTTATCGATCGTGCATTTCTGGGCCCTTAACTTTACCTATATGTGGGCAGGCCCCCATCATTTGCAGTACACCTCATTGCCTGATTGGACCCAATCGCTAGGCATGGTGTTCTCATTAATTTTGTTAGCACCCTCGTGGGGCGGCATGATCAACGGCATCATGACCCTATCTGGGGCTTGGTACAAATTACGCAGTGACCCCATCCTCAAATTCTTAATCGTGGCGCTGTCGTTCTACGGTATGTCAACCTTTGAGGGTTCAATGATGTCGATTAAGACCGTTAATGGCTTGTCGCACTACACCGATTGGACTATCGGCCACGTTCATTCTGGCGCTTTGGGCTGGGTTGCCATGATCACAATCGGTTCTTTGTACTACCTGATTCCTCGTTTAGTTGGTAAGAAGGAGATGTATAGCACTCGTCTCATTGAGTTGCATTTCTGGATTGCTACCATTGGCGTGGTTCTCTATATTGCTGCGATGTGGATTGCAGGTGTGATGCAGGGCTTGATGTGGAGAGCTTTTGAGGCTGATGGCACATTGACCTATAGCTTTGTTGAATCGGTTAAGGCCAGTTATCCCTTCTACGTGATTCGACTCTTAGGCGGTATTTGTTACTTGGGCGGCATGTTCTTGATGGCGTACAACGTTTTCAAGACTTTATATGGCGAACGCTTTGTGGACGCACGGATTCCAACAAACCTTCAAGTTGCTCATTAA
- a CDS encoding universal stress protein: MKILLPIDGSKTSLSAAKYVAQLVANIRSKCSVTLISVHDDFGLNHVKQFVSKSVVDDYLREISEKELKPAQKALDAAGVKHNMIIKRGHVAQEILQTATKEKFDMIVMGAKGRGGMLDLLIGSVAQRVVSSAKQPVLLVK; this comes from the coding sequence ATGAAAATACTACTACCAATTGATGGCTCAAAGACTTCATTGAGTGCCGCTAAGTATGTTGCTCAACTGGTTGCAAATATACGTAGTAAGTGTTCTGTCACTTTAATTAGTGTTCATGATGATTTTGGCCTTAATCACGTTAAGCAATTTGTCAGCAAAAGCGTAGTGGATGACTATTTACGTGAAATTAGTGAAAAAGAGTTAAAACCTGCCCAGAAAGCTCTAGATGCAGCAGGCGTTAAGCACAATATGATTATCAAGCGCGGTCATGTTGCTCAAGAAATTCTACAAACTGCCACAAAAGAAAAGTTTGACATGATTGTAATGGGCGCTAAGGGTCGTGGCGGTATGCTCGATCTCTTGATTGGATCGGTTGCTCAACGGGTTGTGTCGTCAGCCAAGCAGCCTGTTCTCTTGGTTAAATAA
- the ccoO gene encoding cytochrome-c oxidase, cbb3-type subunit II, with protein MSDQHKFFSHATLEKNVGWLIITTIFVVSVAGLVQIVPLFFQHSTTEPSPGIKPFTALQLAGRDIYQREGCVGCHSQQIRTLRSETERYGPYSVAGESVFDHPFLWGSKRTGPDLARVGGRYSDDWQRIHLRNPRDVVPESNMPAYPYLQNAPANVSSIQKHMRALKRLGVPYTDDEIANAPKELEGKTEEDALVAYLQGLGLNRRATTKTASQ; from the coding sequence ATGTCAGATCAACATAAATTTTTCTCTCACGCCACCCTCGAAAAGAACGTCGGTTGGCTCATCATCACCACCATTTTCGTAGTTAGCGTGGCTGGCCTCGTACAAATTGTGCCGCTCTTTTTCCAGCACTCAACCACCGAGCCAAGCCCTGGAATCAAGCCGTTCACAGCATTGCAATTGGCTGGACGTGACATTTACCAGCGCGAAGGTTGCGTTGGCTGCCATTCCCAGCAAATTCGTACTTTGCGTTCGGAGACCGAGCGCTATGGTCCATATTCTGTCGCTGGCGAATCGGTTTTTGATCACCCATTCCTATGGGGTAGCAAACGAACAGGACCTGACCTTGCTCGTGTGGGCGGTCGCTACTCCGATGATTGGCAGCGTATCCATTTGCGTAATCCTCGAGATGTCGTTCCAGAATCGAATATGCCAGCTTATCCATACTTGCAAAATGCACCAGCGAATGTTTCGAGCATTCAAAAACACATGCGTGCATTAAAGCGTCTGGGGGTTCCATATACCGATGACGAAATTGCAAATGCCCCGAAAGAGCTTGAAGGGAAAACGGAAGAGGATGCCTTAGTCGCCTATTTGCAGGGCTTGGGTCTTAATCGCCGCGCTACTACTAAAACTGCCAGCCAATAA
- a CDS encoding heavy metal translocating P-type ATPase: protein MTTSSIPCYHCGSDTEAKSALHADLGGTSRPFCCAGCMAVAQTIYGEGLESFYQRQVPAGERPDYLLAGNELPETLEVYNDPTLQARFVKVLDSGFAESILSLEKIRCAACVWLCDHHLQRVFGIDDVQINYVTLKAIVRFDPQKITLPKILYEVQRIGYLAWPYEPSELALRSKRERRNLLFRLGVALLGMMQVMMYAWPIYTDSVDLSPENNLLLNWTSWLLTVPVVLYSAAPIFSSAWRSMRSFAQTRSLGMDVPIALALGMAFTVGTVNLVVGDGPSYFDSITMFVAFTLGARYIELIARQDAQSGSEALAKQLPASCERYLDYPKSTAVERIPVVRCLVGDRVRVGPGEIIPADGVLIDSYTSVSEALLTGESRPIQKSRGDHLFAGTHNIQNSIAMEITAVGQTTRLAGIAILLDRALQAKPPLLGLAEIWAGRFVILLIIAAIISSATWLLVDPSRAWPVMLGVLVASCPCALSLAIPTALAAAQGALTKIGLLVIHGRALEGLSKANTLVMDKTGTLTIGEPRIQTITVFRNGMTEGEVLALAVGMEEGQNHPLGLAFGLALRERGLMPHHFLERSANHLGKGLSNGNYRLGKADWVGVQSLPTPFDVLYSHVYLGDDQGLIAQFSFLDRPREGVATLLQYAHAHGIAVHLLSGDTPATVEAWAHHHGIAHYRGGASPEEKYEFIRQLQADGAKVCAIGDGVNDAPFLAKADVSIAMGSGAPLAAAGADAVLISPHFETLVKAFSLAHRTQKIIRQNLLWAFLYNVTVIPVAMMAWINPWVAGIGMASSSLLVTLNAWRLRKV, encoded by the coding sequence ATGACTACTTCATCGATACCGTGCTACCACTGCGGCAGTGATACTGAGGCTAAAAGCGCCTTGCATGCAGACTTAGGCGGTACATCGCGCCCATTTTGTTGTGCTGGCTGCATGGCGGTCGCTCAAACCATTTATGGGGAAGGTCTTGAGAGTTTTTATCAGCGTCAGGTACCGGCTGGCGAACGTCCTGACTATTTACTAGCTGGTAATGAATTACCTGAAACACTCGAAGTCTATAACGATCCGACCCTGCAAGCGCGCTTTGTGAAGGTTTTGGATTCCGGCTTTGCTGAATCGATCTTGTCCCTCGAAAAAATCCGTTGTGCAGCATGTGTTTGGCTTTGTGATCATCATTTGCAGCGCGTCTTTGGAATTGATGATGTCCAAATTAATTACGTCACGTTAAAAGCCATTGTGCGCTTTGATCCTCAGAAAATTACCTTACCAAAAATATTGTATGAGGTGCAGCGCATTGGATATCTAGCCTGGCCTTATGAGCCCTCGGAGTTGGCTCTACGCAGTAAGCGCGAGCGCAGAAATTTATTGTTTCGTTTGGGGGTTGCGCTCTTAGGCATGATGCAAGTCATGATGTATGCCTGGCCGATTTATACCGACTCTGTTGATCTGTCTCCAGAAAATAATCTCTTACTGAACTGGACAAGTTGGCTATTAACTGTTCCTGTTGTTCTCTACTCCGCAGCCCCAATCTTTAGTTCAGCATGGCGCAGTATGCGCTCTTTTGCGCAAACGCGATCCTTGGGGATGGATGTGCCAATTGCCTTAGCACTGGGGATGGCCTTTACAGTAGGCACCGTCAATTTAGTAGTGGGGGATGGTCCGAGTTATTTTGATTCGATCACAATGTTTGTGGCATTTACTCTTGGGGCACGTTACATCGAATTGATTGCCAGGCAGGATGCTCAAAGTGGTTCAGAGGCCTTAGCCAAACAGCTTCCGGCTAGCTGTGAGCGCTACCTGGATTATCCCAAGAGTACTGCGGTTGAGCGCATACCGGTGGTGCGTTGTCTCGTCGGCGATCGAGTTCGGGTGGGCCCTGGTGAGATTATTCCGGCGGATGGCGTACTAATCGATTCATATACCAGCGTGAGTGAAGCGTTATTGACTGGCGAGTCAAGGCCGATACAAAAGTCTCGTGGTGATCACTTGTTTGCGGGTACGCATAACATTCAAAATAGTATTGCGATGGAGATTACGGCGGTGGGCCAGACTACCCGCTTGGCTGGCATTGCAATCTTGTTAGATCGTGCTCTCCAAGCGAAGCCACCCCTGTTGGGATTGGCCGAAATCTGGGCCGGTCGATTTGTGATTCTTCTAATCATCGCAGCGATCATCAGTAGCGCAACTTGGTTACTGGTAGATCCAAGTAGGGCTTGGCCTGTGATGCTTGGTGTATTGGTGGCAAGTTGTCCTTGTGCATTGTCATTAGCAATTCCTACTGCATTAGCAGCTGCTCAGGGTGCGCTAACCAAGATTGGTTTATTAGTGATTCATGGTCGCGCCCTTGAAGGTTTGAGTAAAGCAAACACCTTGGTCATGGATAAAACCGGAACGCTAACGATCGGTGAGCCTCGTATACAAACCATCACCGTATTTCGCAATGGCATGACTGAAGGTGAGGTGTTAGCGCTGGCAGTTGGCATGGAAGAGGGACAGAACCATCCTTTGGGCTTGGCATTTGGTCTTGCACTCCGAGAGCGTGGCTTAATGCCTCATCATTTTTTAGAGCGAAGCGCCAATCACTTGGGTAAAGGGTTATCCAATGGCAACTACCGACTTGGTAAGGCCGACTGGGTGGGTGTGCAATCGTTACCCACCCCATTTGATGTGCTCTATAGTCATGTTTACTTAGGGGATGATCAAGGGCTCATCGCTCAATTCAGCTTTTTAGATCGCCCCAGAGAGGGCGTTGCAACTTTATTGCAATATGCACATGCCCATGGGATTGCGGTTCATCTATTGTCGGGTGATACGCCTGCAACCGTTGAGGCCTGGGCGCACCATCACGGAATTGCACATTACCGGGGTGGTGCTAGCCCTGAAGAAAAATACGAGTTTATTCGTCAACTGCAAGCCGATGGCGCCAAAGTGTGTGCGATTGGTGATGGGGTTAATGATGCGCCGTTCCTAGCAAAAGCCGATGTGTCAATCGCAATGGGAAGCGGCGCTCCATTGGCAGCTGCCGGTGCAGACGCTGTATTGATCAGTCCTCATTTTGAGACCTTGGTGAAGGCATTTTCCTTAGCGCATCGTACCCAAAAAATTATTCGGCAAAATCTTCTATGGGCGTTCTTGTATAACGTGACGGTTATTCCGGTAGCAATGATGGCGTGGATTAATCCTTGGGTGGCTGGTATTGGAATGGCATCCTCATCGCTTTTAGTAACGCTTAATGCATGGCGTTTACGTAAGGTCTAG
- a CDS encoding tripartite tricarboxylate transporter substrate binding protein yields the protein MQIRIKKYLIAATALAFTGTLSLPIQAQSAAASYPNKTVKMVVPLTPGSGADIAGRIVAKSLAETWKQPVIIENRPGAGGLLGTGVVVNSEPDGYTLLVQSASYAANPAIYKKLPYDLKSLTDVNILGSSPYALIVSAESPYKTLKDLINAAKAKPGDIPFASAGVGSSTHLAAEYFNQTAGIKMLHVPFKGSPEAIQETIAGRTAFYMAPLQTAISQIQGGKVRALGVTSASRAEAAPTIPTIAEQGFSGFDIGLWVGVWAPSATPPAILQKLNADINRALGDSEVKSAYAKAGITIKPMNLAETEKFVRSEISKYTKIAKDAGIEPQ from the coding sequence ATGCAAATTCGTATTAAAAAATACCTCATTGCTGCCACAGCGCTTGCATTTACTGGGACATTGAGTCTGCCAATTCAAGCACAAAGCGCCGCAGCCAGTTACCCCAATAAAACCGTCAAAATGGTTGTGCCTCTCACGCCTGGATCGGGCGCTGACATTGCTGGTCGCATTGTTGCCAAGAGTCTTGCAGAAACTTGGAAGCAGCCCGTCATTATTGAAAACCGTCCCGGTGCTGGTGGCTTGCTAGGTACTGGTGTGGTGGTGAACTCTGAACCCGATGGTTACACCCTTTTGGTTCAATCGGCATCCTATGCCGCCAATCCTGCGATTTATAAAAAACTGCCCTATGACCTAAAGAGTCTGACCGATGTCAATATTTTGGGCAGTAGCCCCTATGCGCTGATTGTGTCTGCTGAGAGTCCTTACAAAACTCTCAAAGATTTAATCAATGCCGCCAAAGCGAAACCAGGTGATATTCCATTTGCGAGCGCTGGGGTCGGTAGTTCAACCCATTTAGCCGCCGAGTATTTCAATCAAACCGCTGGCATTAAGATGCTGCACGTCCCCTTCAAGGGATCTCCTGAGGCGATTCAAGAAACCATTGCTGGTCGTACCGCCTTCTACATGGCTCCTTTACAAACTGCCATTTCACAGATTCAGGGTGGCAAAGTTCGTGCCTTAGGCGTAACAAGCGCGAGCCGTGCCGAGGCGGCTCCTACGATCCCAACCATTGCCGAACAAGGATTCTCGGGTTTTGATATTGGTTTATGGGTTGGCGTCTGGGCTCCATCGGCCACACCACCAGCGATCTTGCAAAAGCTCAATGCCGATATCAATCGTGCCCTAGGGGACTCTGAAGTGAAATCGGCATATGCCAAAGCAGGCATCACCATTAAACCAATGAATCTTGCCGAAACTGAAAAGTTTGTTCGTAGTGAAATCAGCAAGTACACCAAGATTGCCAAAGACGCTGGGATTGAACCTCAATAA